The Megalops cyprinoides isolate fMegCyp1 chromosome 9, fMegCyp1.pri, whole genome shotgun sequence genome has a window encoding:
- the socs9 gene encoding suppressor of cytokine signaling 9, producing the protein MWDQQLTTCVLPLCRSPGADVTHASFSEGGTSRCSGSGVVPQAAMSQPQEGEERGKDKERGARPKVRQSRSEERREGGAVRKGARGKKKGRASHEQALARPVSDGFEYGELLSGRESRDRGSGSPLGGPRRWQGPGAATPVLQEAGVGRLAQGVEVGEGEEGAGAGSGKTGAGRSLRQKIQDAVGQCFPIKSHSASSGQGLSPSASSSSNSSAASRRKIHLSELMLDDCPFPAGSELAQKWYLIKQHTAPISQPALLDTLGGAAAGSGGGGGSGAGSPLAAVVEDEDDRLRERRRISIEQGVEPPPNAQIHTFEVTAQINPLYKLGPKLAHGMNELAGDDRATLQQQQQQQQQQQQQQQQQQLLLQQQQQHQLLLQSCLDTLDEVAASSAAAVPASSGPSDQDAGPPGASGAAAASPANAATAEGDRPKSQDGYRVHTQIDYIHCLVPDLLQITNLPCYWGVMDRYEAETLLEGKPEGTFLLRDSAQEDYLFSVSFRRYGRSLHARIEQWNHNFSFDVHDPSVFHAPTVTGLLEHYKDPNSCMFFEPLLSSPIHRTRPFSLQHVCRAVISSRTTYDGIDLLPIPNALKEHLKEYHYKQKVRVRRLDTGWE; encoded by the coding sequence ATGTGGGACCAACAACTGACGACCTGCGTGCTGCCTCTGTGTCGGAGCCCTGGTGCTGACGTCACACACGCCTCGTTTTCGGAAGGAGGGACCTCGCGGTGCTCCGGGTCAGGGGTCGTTCCCCAGGCCGCCATGTCCCAGCcccaggagggagaggagcgcGGGAAGGACAAGGAGCGGGGCGCGCGGCCCAAGGTGCGCCAGAGCCGCTCGGAGGAGAGGCGGGAAGGGGGCGCGGTCCGCAAGGGCGCGAGGGGCAAGAAGAAGGGCCGGGCGTCCCACGAGCAGGCCCTGGCGCGGCCCGTCAGCGACGGGTTCGAGTACGGGGAGCTGCTGAGCGGCCGCGAGTCCCGCGACCGGGGGTCGGGCTCGCCGCTGGGGGGGCCCAGGAGGTGGCAGGGGCCAGGGGCCGCCACGCCCGTCCTGCAGGAGGCGGGGGTCGGACGGCTAGCgcagggggtggaggtgggtgaAGGTGAGGAGGGCGCGGGGGCGGGGTCAGGAAAGACCGGCGCTGGCCGCTCCCTGCGGCAGAAGATCCAGGACGCGGTGGGCCAGTGCTTCCCCATCAAGTCCCACAGCGCCTCCTCGGGCCAGGGCCTctccccctccgcctcctcctcctccaactcCAGCGCCGCCTCCCGCCGCAAGATCCACCTGAGCGAGCTCATGCTGGACGACTGCCCCTTCCCGGCGGGCTCGGAGCTGGCACAGAAGTGGTACCTCATCAAGCAGCACACGGCGCCCATCTCCCAGCCGGCCCTGCTGGACACTCTGGGCGGGGCGGCGGcgggcagcggcggcggcggtggcAGCGGCGCCGGCTCCCCTCTTGCCGCCGTGGTGGAGGACGAGGATGACCGGCTGCGGGAGCGGCGGCGGATCAGCATCGAGCAGGGCGTGGAGCCGCCGCCCAACGCCCAGATCCACACCTTCGAGGTGACGGCGCAGATCAACCCGCTCTATAAGCTGGGGCCCAAGCTGGCGCATGGCATGAACGAGCTGGCGGGGGACGACCGGgccacactgcagcagcagcagcagcagcaacagcagcaacagcagcagcagcagcagcagcagctcctcctccagcagcagcagcagcaccagctgctTCTCCAGAGCTGCCTGGACACCCTGGACGAGGTGGCCGCCTCCTCCGCCGCCGCTGTCCCGGCCTCCTCCGGCCCCTCTGACCAAGACGCGGGGCCGCCGGGGGCCTCTGGGGCCGCGGCCGCCAGCCCTGCCAACGCGGCCACCGCCGAGGGGGACCGCCCCAAATCCCAGGACGGCTACCGGGTCCACACACAGATCGACTACATCCACTGCCTGGTGCCGGACCTGCTGCAGATCACCAACCTGCCCTGCTACTGGGGCGTGATGGACCGCTACGAGGCGGAGACGCTGCTGGAGGGCAAGCCCGAGGGCACCTTCCTGCTGCGCGACTCGGCCCAGGAGGACTACCTCTTCTCCGTCAGCTTCCGCCGCTACGGCCGCTCGCTGCACGCGCGCATCGAGCAGTGGAACCACAACTTCAGCTTCGACGTGCACGACCCCAGCGTCTTCCACGCGCCCACCGTCACGGGCCTGCTGGAGCACTACAAGGACCCAAACTCGTGCATGTTCTTCGAGCCGCTGCTCTCCAGCCCCATCCACCGCACGCGGCCTTTCAGCCTGCAGCACGTGTGCCGCGCCGTCATCAGCAGCCGCACCACCTACGACGGCATCGACCTGCTGCCCATCCCCAACGCCCTCAAGGAGCACCTCAAGGAGTACCACTACAAGCAGAAGGTGCGCGTCCGGAGGCTGGACACCGGCTGGGAGtag